The Maylandia zebra isolate NMK-2024a linkage group LG4, Mzebra_GT3a, whole genome shotgun sequence genome includes a window with the following:
- the LOC106674513 gene encoding immunoglobulin lambda-1 light chain isoform X1, producing MLVTLCALIAALTCVSGVTVLTQKPPVLSVRKGETATMDCNLGTVTGSDARWYKQIPGGVPQFVLRMYHSWSSPEYGSGFSAPKFTSTHQSTKDYRLIISNVEEGDSAVYYCHTWDSSVKEHVFGQGTKLIVTSSSLPPPVLTVFRPSSAELQSDTASLVCLSSQSVPFVDVSWLAAGSPVSSGISTSTAVQRPDQTYQISSSLTIQTSDWNMDKVYTCKVSLGSQTSEKTIKKSECPTE from the exons ATGCTGGTGACTCTCTGTGCTCTCATCGCTGCTCTAACAT GTGTGAGTGGTGTGACGGTGCTGACACAGAAACCTCCTGTTCTATCAGTGAGGAAAGGAGAGACAGCCACCATGGACTGTAACCTGGGGACTGTTACTGGCAGTGATGCTCGTTGGTATAAACAGATTCCAGGAGGAGTTCCTCAGTTTGTGCTGAGGATGTATCATAGCTGGAGTTCTCCAGAATATGGATCTGGGTTCTCTGCTCCAAAATTCACATCCACTCATCAGTCAACAAAAGATTATCGTTTGATCATCAGCAATGTGGAGGAGggagactctgcagtctattactGCCATACATGGGACAGCTCTGTTAAGGAGCAT GTATTCGGACAAGGCACCAAGCTGATTGTGACAA GCTCCAGCCTCCCTCCTCCTGTCCTGACAGTCTTCCGTCCGTCCAGTGCTGAGCTCCAGTCCGACACAGCTTCTCTGGTCTGTCTGTCCAGTCAGTCTGTGCCTTTTGTAGATGTGAGCTGGTTGGCTGCTGGGAGTCCAGTGAGCAGTGGGATCTCTACCAGCACTGCTGTTCAGAGACCAGACCAGACTTACCAAATCAGCAGCTCTCTGACCATCCAGACATCAGACTGGAACATGGATAAGGTTTATACATGTAAAGTGTCTTTGGGCTCACAGACTTCAGAGAAAACCATCAAGAAGTCAGAATGTCCCACTGAGTAG
- the LOC106674513 gene encoding immunoglobulin lambda-1 light chain isoform X2: protein MLATLCALITALTCVSGVTVLTQKPPVLSVRKGETATMDCNLGTVTGSDARWYKQIPGGVPQFVLRMYHSWSSPEYGSGFSAPKFTSTHQSTKDYRLIISNVEEGDSAVYYCHTWDSSVKEHVFGQGTKLIVTSSSLPPPVLTVFRPSSAELQSDTASLVCLSSQSVPFVDVSWLAAGSPVSSGISTSTAVQRPDQTYQISSSLTIQTSDWNMDKVYTCKVSLGSQTSEKTIKKSECPTE, encoded by the exons GTGTGAGTGGTGTGACGGTGCTGACACAGAAACCTCCTGTTCTATCAGTGAGGAAAGGAGAGACAGCCACCATGGACTGTAACCTGGGGACTGTTACTGGCAGTGATGCTCGTTGGTATAAACAGATTCCAGGAGGAGTTCCTCAGTTTGTGCTGAGGATGTATCATAGCTGGAGTTCTCCAGAATATGGATCTGGGTTCTCTGCTCCAAAATTCACATCCACTCATCAGTCAACAAAAGATTATCGTTTGATCATCAGCAATGTGGAGGAGggagactctgcagtctattactGCCATACATGGGACAGCTCTGTTAAGGAGCAT GTATTCGGACAAGGCACCAAGCTGATTGTGACAA GCTCCAGCCTCCCTCCTCCTGTCCTGACAGTCTTCCGTCCGTCCAGTGCTGAGCTCCAGTCCGACACAGCTTCTCTGGTCTGTCTGTCCAGTCAGTCTGTGCCTTTTGTAGATGTGAGCTGGTTGGCTGCTGGGAGTCCAGTGAGCAGTGGGATCTCTACCAGCACTGCTGTTCAGAGACCAGACCAGACTTACCAAATCAGCAGCTCTCTGACCATCCAGACATCAGACTGGAACATGGATAAGGTTTATACATGTAAAGTGTCTTTGGGCTCACAGACTTCAGAGAAAACCATCAAGAAGTCAGAATGTCCCACTGAGTAG